The following proteins are co-located in the Sporolactobacillus pectinivorans genome:
- a CDS encoding DMT family transporter encodes MKGSLFALLAGAFITLQGVANTRISRDIGTWQTAAMTQFTGFTAALLVLIFVRDAHWKMFRQIRPLYLCGGALGAVIIFCNVTAFQQIGVTLSISFLLIAQLCLTFLIDSNGWFGVIKQKMGMPQFLGLTMMIAGVAILGI; translated from the coding sequence ATGAAAGGGAGTCTATTTGCTCTTTTAGCTGGAGCGTTCATTACGCTGCAGGGCGTTGCCAATACGAGGATCAGCAGGGATATCGGTACATGGCAAACGGCGGCGATGACGCAGTTTACCGGATTCACGGCGGCATTGCTTGTTCTGATTTTTGTCCGGGACGCTCATTGGAAAATGTTCCGTCAGATCAGGCCTTTATACTTATGTGGTGGTGCTTTGGGGGCAGTGATTATTTTTTGTAACGTGACGGCCTTTCAGCAAATCGGTGTGACACTGTCTATTTCTTTTCTTTTGATTGCCCAGCTGTGCCTGACTTTTTTAATTGATAGTAACGGCTGGTTTGGCGTCATAAAGCAGAAAATGGGAATGCCGCAGTTTCTGGGTCTCACAATGATGATTGCGGGGGTGGCAATACTCGG
- a CDS encoding PHP domain-containing protein — MTIDLHCHTNVSDNSFSIEEVLHIAKRNHVDHLAITDHDTTIGLHQAMNLGKSKDLDIIPGIEISAYDFLRDRRAHILGLYIKPGHPALEELCQPLREARQNASQEMVEKLIQAGYEIEWDEVSKLAEAGTGVFKQHIMHVLIKKGYTNSIYGDLYKKIFSRGEPKGVAFVPIRYLEAIDAIQAIREAGGVPVLAHPGQFDNFPAVPDWVRAGLEGIEVHHPLNNEQAEKKAQDLAGKYHLIQTGGSDFHGFYTDTGSVPGSRITEPAWFEAVKLRRDLVRVTEWGS; from the coding sequence ATGACTATCGACCTTCACTGCCATACAAACGTATCGGATAACTCATTTTCAATTGAGGAGGTTCTTCACATTGCCAAAAGAAACCATGTCGATCATTTGGCGATCACCGATCATGACACTACAATCGGGCTCCATCAGGCAATGAATTTAGGGAAAAGCAAAGACTTGGACATTATTCCCGGAATCGAAATCTCAGCCTATGATTTTCTTCGCGACAGGCGCGCACACATCCTTGGCTTGTACATCAAACCCGGTCACCCGGCCCTGGAAGAACTTTGCCAACCGCTCAGGGAAGCGCGACAGAACGCTTCACAGGAAATGGTTGAAAAATTAATTCAAGCAGGTTACGAGATTGAGTGGGACGAGGTCTCCAAACTGGCGGAAGCGGGAACGGGGGTATTCAAGCAGCATATCATGCATGTCTTAATTAAGAAGGGTTATACGAATTCTATTTATGGTGATCTGTATAAAAAAATCTTTTCCAGAGGGGAGCCGAAGGGAGTGGCTTTTGTTCCCATCAGGTACCTTGAGGCGATCGATGCTATTCAGGCAATCCGCGAAGCCGGGGGCGTTCCTGTACTTGCTCACCCGGGTCAGTTCGATAACTTCCCCGCTGTTCCCGACTGGGTACGCGCGGGTCTGGAGGGGATTGAAGTCCATCATCCTCTGAATAATGAGCAGGCGGAGAAAAAAGCTCAGGATCTGGCCGGTAAGTATCATCTGATTCAAACCGGAGGCTCTGATTTTCACGGATTCTATACGGACACAGGGTCAGTCCCGGGATCGAGAATCACTGAACCAGCCTGGTTTGAAGCAGTGAAACTCCGGAGAGATCTTGTGCGGGTCACCGAATGGGGCAGCTGA
- a CDS encoding GNAT family N-acetyltransferase, with protein sequence MAITRELKLEEIGDYLCLLCELDDQHIMPEEEARALYDTVGRYPFYKIYCVCSEDRIVGTYTLIILDNFGHGGLKIAIVENVVVAPDVRHSGIGQEMMHDAMQRARDNGCYKLMLSSDIKRTGAHAFYESLGFQKHGLSFRTELGK encoded by the coding sequence ATGGCCATCACTCGTGAATTGAAACTGGAAGAAATCGGTGACTATCTCTGCCTTTTATGTGAACTGGACGACCAGCATATCATGCCTGAAGAAGAAGCACGGGCACTGTATGACACAGTCGGACGGTATCCTTTTTATAAAATTTATTGTGTTTGTTCGGAAGACCGGATTGTCGGTACCTACACGCTGATCATTCTTGATAATTTCGGGCACGGCGGGCTGAAGATCGCTATTGTAGAAAATGTTGTTGTCGCGCCGGATGTGCGCCATTCGGGAATTGGGCAGGAAATGATGCACGATGCTATGCAGCGTGCAAGGGACAACGGCTGTTACAAACTTATGCTTTCCAGCGATATAAAAAGGACGGGTGCGCACGCGTTTTATGAAAGCCTGGGTTTTCAAAAACATGGGCTCAGCTTTAGAACGGAGTTGGGAAAATGA
- the phnL gene encoding phosphonate C-P lyase system protein PhnL: MDEILRADQLQKVFTMHQTGQKKIVGCDQISFSVRKGEFLGITGKSGAGKSTILKCLYRTYLPTGGHIFYASQQFGPIDLADADERKIIAIREKEISYVSQFLNIMPRVTALEFVMESLLELGESESSAKQKAEQMLAHFIIPETLWDTFPRTFSGGEKLRLNLARAMVRQSKLLLLDEPTASLDQASKETVRERINELKQSGTTMIGIFHDLDFMESVVDRNYKLESGLLKEV; the protein is encoded by the coding sequence ATGGATGAGATACTTCGGGCGGATCAACTGCAAAAAGTTTTTACGATGCACCAAACTGGACAAAAGAAGATTGTGGGGTGCGACCAAATCAGCTTCTCAGTTCGAAAGGGTGAATTTCTGGGCATCACAGGTAAGAGCGGAGCGGGGAAATCCACAATTCTGAAGTGCCTTTACAGAACGTATCTGCCCACGGGCGGACATATTTTCTACGCTTCGCAGCAATTCGGGCCTATTGATCTGGCAGATGCGGATGAGAGAAAAATCATCGCGATCAGGGAAAAAGAAATCAGTTATGTCTCGCAGTTTCTGAATATCATGCCACGGGTCACGGCGTTGGAATTTGTGATGGAGTCGCTGCTCGAACTGGGGGAATCAGAATCTTCTGCGAAACAAAAAGCGGAACAAATGCTCGCTCATTTTATCATTCCCGAAACACTCTGGGACACCTTTCCAAGGACGTTCAGCGGCGGTGAAAAACTGCGGTTGAATCTGGCACGGGCAATGGTTCGGCAATCGAAGCTGCTTCTCCTTGATGAACCGACAGCCTCCCTTGATCAGGCATCGAAGGAAACAGTCAGGGAGCGGATCAACGAATTGAAACAGAGCGGCACAACGATGATCGGAATTTTTCACGATCTGGATTTTATGGAATCCGTCGTTGACCGCAATTATAAGCTTGAATCCGGGCTTTTGAAGGAGGTGTGA
- a CDS encoding DapH/DapD/GlmU-related protein, which produces MDMTEHRLLSEQPTIDPSSTVINSRLGSWTDIGPNTKIEETEFGDYSYTDGDATIIYSSIGKFCSIASHVRINPGNHPMWRVTQHHLTYRRIRYQFAGTDDETIFNWRRGHKVTIGNDVWIGHSATIMPGVTIGTGAVVGAGAVVTKDIEPYTIAVGVPARPLRQRFSGPVIEELLKSQWWNWDRRNLEDHFHELCDVDSFLKLVREGR; this is translated from the coding sequence ATGGATATGACAGAACACAGGCTGCTGAGTGAACAGCCAACCATCGATCCAAGCTCAACGGTAATCAACAGCCGTCTGGGCAGCTGGACCGACATAGGCCCAAATACAAAAATAGAGGAAACAGAATTCGGTGATTACAGCTACACGGATGGAGACGCGACGATTATATATTCGAGCATTGGCAAATTCTGTTCGATTGCTTCTCATGTCCGTATCAATCCCGGCAATCATCCGATGTGGCGGGTGACGCAGCATCATCTGACTTACCGGAGGATCAGATATCAGTTCGCGGGCACCGATGATGAAACGATTTTTAACTGGCGAAGGGGTCATAAGGTGACGATCGGCAATGATGTCTGGATCGGACACTCGGCGACCATCATGCCTGGGGTCACGATCGGAACTGGTGCGGTGGTCGGCGCTGGAGCTGTAGTGACAAAGGATATCGAACCTTATACGATTGCCGTCGGTGTTCCCGCAAGGCCTTTGCGTCAGCGATTTTCCGGACCTGTTATTGAAGAACTTCTGAAAAGTCAGTGGTGGAACTGGGATCGCCGCAACCTTGAAGATCATTTTCATGAACTGTGCGATGTCGATTCCTTTCTGAAATTAGTTCGTGAAGGAAGGTGA
- the phnM gene encoding phosphonate metabolism protein PhnM, translated as MKIYHGKIVTPDQIIEQGTLTVEDGTITAIDRKEPDRIEPGDINAMGSWVMPGIIDSHSDAIEIEIEPRPTSKFPIELSFFELEKKLASEGITTIFHAVSLMKRNTVRWPRQNETVFELIDDINRLAKGSHLIRHKTHLRYEIANVDAADQVAGLIREGKIDEFSLTDHTPGQGQYRDLEVQRRLLVGLRHYSEQEADEIIRETMHQAKLDPETVRELAHLAVQKGIPVASHDDDTLEKLQIIHDWKASISEFPITLEVARSAKDMGMFVVMGAPNLLLGKSHSNNLSAREAVREGLVDMMCSDYYPSSLLHAVFELHYELGITLPHAVNMMTLNPARAMKLNHNLGSIETGKKADLLIVAESGQKPVLQTVIVGGKKICELSYLNPDHVDTLAE; from the coding sequence ATGAAAATCTATCATGGAAAAATTGTCACACCTGACCAGATTATCGAACAGGGAACGCTGACTGTTGAAGATGGAACCATTACGGCGATTGATCGAAAAGAACCGGACAGGATTGAGCCCGGCGACATCAATGCCATGGGCAGCTGGGTAATGCCCGGGATCATCGATTCACACAGTGATGCAATTGAAATTGAAATCGAACCGAGACCGACAAGCAAATTTCCGATTGAGCTTTCTTTTTTTGAACTGGAAAAGAAGCTCGCAAGCGAGGGGATTACGACAATCTTTCACGCTGTTTCTCTGATGAAACGCAACACGGTCCGGTGGCCGAGACAGAACGAAACGGTCTTTGAACTGATTGATGACATCAACCGGCTGGCTAAGGGAAGCCACTTGATCAGGCATAAGACGCATCTTCGCTACGAGATCGCAAATGTGGATGCGGCGGATCAGGTTGCCGGCCTGATCAGGGAAGGAAAGATTGATGAATTTTCCCTGACCGATCATACACCGGGTCAGGGACAGTACAGGGACCTTGAAGTACAGAGGCGCCTGCTTGTCGGACTCCGGCACTATTCGGAACAAGAGGCCGATGAAATCATCCGGGAAACGATGCATCAGGCCAAGCTGGATCCGGAAACGGTCAGGGAGCTCGCTCACCTGGCGGTTCAAAAGGGAATCCCGGTCGCTTCCCATGACGATGATACTTTGGAGAAGCTTCAGATCATTCACGACTGGAAAGCGTCAATCAGTGAATTTCCGATCACGCTTGAAGTTGCCAGAAGCGCGAAGGATATGGGAATGTTTGTGGTCATGGGCGCGCCCAATCTTTTGTTGGGGAAATCACACAGCAACAACCTGTCGGCAAGAGAGGCGGTCCGTGAAGGACTGGTCGATATGATGTGTTCGGATTATTACCCGTCCTCCCTTCTCCACGCGGTCTTTGAACTTCACTATGAGCTTGGCATAACGCTGCCCCATGCGGTCAATATGATGACATTGAATCCGGCCAGGGCAATGAAACTCAATCACAATCTTGGTTCAATCGAAACCGGGAAAAAAGCGGACTTGCTGATCGTTGCTGAAAGTGGACAGAAACCGGTTCTGCAGACGGTGATTGTCGGCGGAAAAAAAATCTGCGAATTAAGTTATCTGAATCCGGATCATGTGGATACTTTAGCGGAATAG
- a CDS encoding ATP-binding cassette domain-containing protein, whose product MSDPINRPILSVRDLNKRFGKGCAHCRKPEDLPGLNNRCPYCGSVWACIHASFDLYEGEILGIVGESGSGKSTLVRSLYFDAPVTSGTGQIANFKEGRVNIFTESAQQKRYIKNYLMGMVYQNPWLGLKMDFSSGGNIAEKLIAAGNFNVHKIRRRASELLEHVEIPLTRMDEKPVHFSGGMQQRVQISKALANSPSILLLDEVTTGLDLSVQARVLDLIRRIQRESHTAMIVVSHDLGVIRMLSERTIVMKQGRFVESGLTDQILEDPHHPYTQLLVQSLL is encoded by the coding sequence ATGAGTGATCCGATAAATCGGCCGATTCTCAGCGTCCGTGATCTGAACAAAAGGTTCGGAAAAGGATGCGCCCATTGCCGGAAACCTGAAGACTTGCCCGGCCTGAACAATCGCTGCCCCTACTGCGGGAGCGTCTGGGCATGCATTCATGCCAGCTTTGATCTGTATGAAGGTGAGATCCTCGGAATCGTCGGCGAGAGCGGATCCGGGAAAAGCACTTTGGTCAGAAGTCTGTATTTTGATGCACCCGTAACATCCGGAACTGGACAGATCGCAAATTTTAAAGAGGGAAGGGTTAATATTTTTACAGAATCCGCCCAGCAAAAACGCTATATAAAAAACTATCTGATGGGCATGGTGTATCAGAATCCTTGGCTGGGCCTGAAAATGGATTTTTCAAGTGGAGGGAATATTGCCGAGAAACTGATTGCTGCGGGCAATTTCAATGTCCATAAGATCCGCCGGCGCGCTTCGGAGCTTCTCGAACATGTTGAAATTCCTCTGACCCGTATGGACGAGAAGCCGGTCCATTTCAGCGGCGGCATGCAGCAAAGGGTTCAGATTTCAAAAGCGCTGGCTAACAGCCCGTCGATTCTTCTGCTGGATGAAGTGACAACCGGTCTGGATTTATCGGTCCAGGCGCGGGTTCTTGATTTAATACGCAGGATTCAGCGGGAAAGCCATACGGCGATGATCGTCGTGTCTCACGATCTAGGCGTTATCCGCATGCTCAGTGAGCGTACCATCGTTATGAAGCAAGGTCGATTTGTCGAGAGTGGGCTCACCGACCAGATTCTTGAAGATCCGCATCATCCCTATACTCAATTGCTCGTCCAATCTTTGTTGTGA
- a CDS encoding alpha-D-ribose 1-methylphosphonate 5-phosphate C-P-lyase PhnJ, whose product MDFQLLQTYNFAFLDEGSKREIRRAALKAVAIPGYQVPFASRELPIGRGWGTGGLQLTLSLIGDGDCLKVIDQGHDDSVNAVSIKKLVQTCTRITTTTDSEQATIIQTRHRIPEVSLRKDQILVLQVPEPEPLRRVEPREKETKRLHAEMDYSSIWLRLYEDIVRWGKITIGPDYPAMANHRYIFNPSPIPRFDLPKLNQAEGLYLFGAGREKKIYAIPPYTDVVPLAFEDYPFETEHFEGCACRLCGSTDTFLDEIYDEKTGEKVYQCSDTGNCRKRPEGRNSNE is encoded by the coding sequence GTGGACTTTCAACTCTTGCAAACTTATAATTTTGCATTTCTGGATGAGGGATCAAAGCGCGAAATCCGGCGCGCGGCGTTAAAGGCCGTGGCCATTCCGGGATACCAGGTTCCCTTCGCGTCCCGGGAATTACCGATCGGCCGCGGCTGGGGTACCGGAGGACTGCAGCTGACCCTCTCGCTGATCGGCGACGGCGACTGCCTGAAGGTGATTGATCAGGGCCACGATGACAGCGTCAACGCCGTAAGCATCAAGAAACTGGTTCAGACGTGTACACGGATCACGACAACGACAGACTCCGAACAGGCAACGATCATTCAAACGAGGCATCGGATCCCGGAGGTATCACTTCGCAAGGATCAGATTCTTGTGCTTCAGGTTCCGGAGCCGGAGCCTCTGCGCCGCGTTGAACCCCGGGAAAAAGAAACAAAACGCCTTCACGCGGAAATGGATTACAGCAGCATCTGGCTGCGGCTGTACGAGGACATCGTCAGATGGGGAAAAATCACGATTGGTCCCGATTATCCCGCGATGGCTAACCATCGCTATATTTTTAATCCAAGCCCCATTCCCCGGTTTGATTTGCCAAAACTGAATCAGGCGGAAGGGCTCTACCTGTTCGGCGCAGGCCGGGAAAAGAAAATATATGCCATCCCGCCTTATACCGATGTGGTGCCGCTGGCTTTTGAAGATTACCCTTTTGAAACGGAACATTTTGAAGGATGTGCCTGTCGGCTTTGCGGCAGCACGGACACTTTCCTGGACGAGATCTATGATGAAAAAACAGGGGAGAAAGTGTACCAGTGTTCTGACACCGGCAACTGCCGGAAAAGGCCGGAAGGGAGAAATTCAAATGAGTGA
- a CDS encoding carbon-phosphorus lyase complex subunit PhnI — MGYVAVTGGQAAIETANNLTQWYRLKDSDRSLKVEDIEHQMRQLINRVMGEGGLYAPEYAAIAVKQAEGDPAEAAFLMRAYRSTLARNYYSETIEPEKMRVIRRISSSFKDIPGGQILGPTYDYTHRLLNFDLRDENHRDALNQILDHLSIDPKHMSVKLTFQKVTDLLREQGLVGNPDPQEQKPFDMTRQKLTFPASRSARLQALSRGETGAMTALAYSSLRGYGAVHPTIGELRVGYAGVAIAYPYDEKESLYIGEMMLTEVETINSFTLNDDGAITFRLGYGLVFGQNETKAIAMAILEQSLETKGKSPTQDEEFVLLHIDSVEANGFVSHLKLPHYITFQSKLDVLRQSRKISMEQKKNEMRDFKGQEV, encoded by the coding sequence ATGGGCTATGTTGCTGTTACAGGCGGCCAGGCGGCCATTGAGACAGCCAATAATCTGACCCAGTGGTACCGTCTGAAGGATTCGGATCGTTCTCTGAAAGTCGAAGATATTGAGCACCAGATGCGGCAGCTAATCAACCGGGTCATGGGCGAGGGCGGTTTGTATGCGCCGGAGTATGCGGCGATTGCCGTGAAGCAGGCTGAAGGAGACCCGGCCGAGGCTGCTTTTTTGATGAGGGCCTATCGTTCCACATTGGCGAGAAACTACTATTCGGAAACGATCGAACCTGAAAAAATGCGTGTGATCCGCCGGATTTCATCATCATTCAAAGATATCCCGGGTGGGCAGATTCTCGGACCGACTTATGATTATACGCACCGTCTCTTGAATTTTGATTTACGGGACGAAAATCACCGGGATGCGCTGAATCAGATCTTAGATCATCTTTCGATAGACCCGAAACATATGTCTGTAAAACTCACATTTCAGAAAGTGACCGATCTTCTGCGGGAACAGGGGCTGGTCGGAAATCCGGATCCACAGGAACAGAAACCCTTTGATATGACCCGGCAGAAGCTCACATTTCCCGCCTCACGATCGGCGCGGCTTCAGGCGCTGTCCCGCGGTGAGACTGGCGCGATGACGGCGCTGGCATACAGCAGCCTGCGCGGTTACGGTGCGGTGCACCCGACAATCGGTGAACTGCGTGTCGGCTATGCTGGGGTGGCGATCGCTTACCCATATGATGAAAAAGAAAGCTTATATATCGGTGAAATGATGCTTACAGAAGTGGAAACCATTAATTCTTTTACCCTGAATGATGACGGGGCAATCACTTTCCGTCTGGGCTACGGGCTGGTCTTTGGACAGAATGAAACGAAAGCCATTGCCATGGCGATTCTAGAGCAGAGTCTGGAGACCAAAGGGAAGAGCCCGACACAGGACGAAGAATTTGTCCTCCTGCATATTGATAGTGTCGAAGCGAATGGTTTTGTTTCACATCTGAAGCTACCGCACTATATTACGTTTCAGTCCAAACTGGATGTTCTCCGCCAGTCCCGGAAAATATCTATGGAACAAAAGAAGAACGAGATGCGGGATTTCAAAGGACAGGAGGTGTGA
- the phnH gene encoding phosphonate C-P lyase system protein PhnH — MINTNLSRFDEVRDTQMTYRQLLDCMARPGKINSVSLSIQKVDANLPCSPRVFMMAATLLDREVTFHLISPKKDEAVRFIEWRMRSRQEEINQADYLFIDLRIDPIQIDEMMDVIRVGTLQNPDQSATLILGVDDLSDHADLPLALRLRGPGIKEKKELSIAGMDPEWVRKRRQINKEYPTGCDFIFITATGKIAALPRTTLVESEGL, encoded by the coding sequence ATGATCAACACTAATTTGTCCCGTTTTGATGAAGTCCGGGATACACAAATGACATACCGGCAGCTGCTCGACTGCATGGCGCGGCCGGGAAAAATAAATTCAGTATCACTGTCCATTCAAAAAGTCGACGCGAATCTGCCGTGTTCACCGAGAGTATTCATGATGGCTGCTACACTGCTTGACCGTGAAGTCACTTTCCATCTCATTTCTCCGAAAAAAGATGAAGCTGTCCGTTTCATTGAATGGAGGATGAGAAGCCGTCAGGAAGAGATAAATCAGGCAGATTATCTTTTTATTGACTTGCGGATTGATCCCATACAAATTGATGAAATGATGGACGTAATCCGGGTAGGTACGCTTCAGAATCCTGATCAAAGCGCGACCTTGATTCTGGGCGTTGACGATCTTTCAGATCACGCGGATCTGCCGCTTGCACTCAGACTCCGGGGACCCGGCATCAAAGAGAAAAAAGAACTCTCCATTGCTGGGATGGATCCTGAGTGGGTCAGAAAGCGGCGGCAGATCAATAAGGAGTATCCGACAGGATGTGATTTTATATTCATTACGGCAACTGGGAAGATCGCCGCTTTACCGCGGACTACTCTGGTTGAAAGCGAGGGATTGTAA
- the phnG gene encoding phosphonate C-P lyase system protein PhnG codes for MAEMSKRRLSKILVNSDLPLLKKISDQAEALAEIRVERAPQTSLVMMKAKDSVSTQPFYMGEVLVTECTVSINDKFGIGVVIGEQPERAYRMAAIDAAFNAGLPIVKEWGPLLIAEEARLAERQNMESARVSESRVNFDTMEEFHDQH; via the coding sequence ATGGCTGAGATGAGTAAACGGCGCTTAAGCAAGATTCTCGTCAATAGTGATCTGCCGCTGTTGAAAAAGATTTCGGACCAGGCTGAGGCTCTGGCCGAGATCCGGGTTGAGAGAGCCCCTCAGACCTCTCTCGTGATGATGAAGGCAAAAGACTCCGTGTCGACGCAGCCTTTTTATATGGGGGAGGTGCTTGTCACGGAATGTACGGTATCAATCAACGATAAGTTTGGCATTGGCGTTGTTATCGGTGAGCAGCCGGAACGTGCCTATCGGATGGCGGCCATTGACGCGGCCTTTAACGCGGGGCTGCCGATTGTTAAGGAGTGGGGTCCGCTGCTCATCGCTGAGGAAGCACGCCTTGCCGAGCGACAGAATATGGAGAGCGCCAGGGTATCTGAGTCAAGAGTGAATTTTGACACGATGGAGGAATTCCATGATCAACACTAA
- a CDS encoding PhnE/PtxC family ABC transporter permease, whose amino-acid sequence MIKTTEPALTGSGSVPFTAKRIKIKLLTRSALAIRITLLMLALLTIIGFLTFNYEGVNFIKGVLATLSNFKVIFLQPSFDHVTFLGAIGELLITLSLGILTTLLGAIIALFLSLFAARNLSNRMTSNIVKELVAIIRAVPTVLWVLIFAVSAGLGSVAAVIGMSFHSISYLTKAYSESFEEMDKGTIEALEGCGASWWQIVWQAVIPSSMTSMISWTFIRFEVNFGIAVAMGAAAGAGGIGYDMFMDSSYYYNLHEMGAIAYFILIVAMILEYGSVKIKDKIRA is encoded by the coding sequence ATGATCAAAACAACGGAACCCGCCCTGACAGGCAGCGGATCGGTCCCGTTTACCGCGAAGCGGATCAAAATCAAATTATTGACCAGGTCTGCTCTGGCCATTCGAATTACTTTGCTAATGCTCGCTTTGCTGACTATAATAGGTTTTCTGACGTTCAATTATGAGGGCGTGAATTTTATCAAGGGTGTGTTGGCAACATTATCCAACTTTAAGGTGATATTCCTGCAGCCTTCATTTGACCATGTGACCTTTCTTGGTGCCATCGGCGAGCTGTTGATCACATTGTCTCTCGGTATACTGACGACGCTGCTTGGAGCAATTATCGCACTCTTTCTGAGCCTTTTCGCCGCCAGAAATCTGTCGAATCGGATGACGTCGAACATCGTCAAGGAACTTGTTGCCATCATCCGTGCCGTGCCGACCGTTTTGTGGGTGTTGATTTTCGCAGTATCTGCCGGCCTCGGAAGTGTGGCCGCGGTTATCGGGATGTCTTTTCATTCCATCAGTTACCTGACAAAAGCTTATTCCGAATCATTCGAAGAAATGGACAAAGGAACCATTGAGGCGCTCGAGGGGTGCGGGGCGAGCTGGTGGCAGATCGTCTGGCAGGCGGTTATTCCGTCTTCCATGACCTCGATGATTTCCTGGACGTTTATCCGCTTTGAAGTCAATTTCGGTATCGCCGTCGCTATGGGAGCCGCTGCCGGCGCGGGCGGGATCGGCTACGATATGTTTATGGACAGTTCGTATTATTATAATCTTCACGAGATGGGTGCTATCGCTTATTTTATACTGATTGTCGCGATGATCCTGGAATATGGGTCAGTAAAAATAAAAGATAAAATCAGGGCCTGA
- a CDS encoding PhnE/PtxC family ABC transporter permease, whose protein sequence is MKHDLLFRKVQSLVILLILVVIAYAAMIITQFDIIQTVTSIPKAIIWSVTNFYPNANSLAKIPDIWSKLQETLLISIAAASVASIFAFVFALFGSRVTEINRVLALISRFIANIFRNIDVSIWALVLLFSFGQSSLTGYFALFVASFGFLTRAFMETIDEVGADSVEALRATGASYIAIVFQAVLPMSVPQLISWVLFMIETNVRSATLVGILTGSGIGFIFDLYYKGMDYNSASLVVLSIVLSILITEWISNYVRRAML, encoded by the coding sequence ATGAAGCATGATTTATTATTCCGAAAAGTTCAGTCGCTGGTTATTCTTCTGATCCTGGTTGTGATTGCCTATGCGGCAATGATCATCACTCAATTTGATATTATCCAGACTGTCACCTCGATTCCGAAAGCGATCATCTGGAGTGTGACAAACTTCTACCCGAATGCAAACTCACTGGCAAAAATTCCGGATATTTGGTCAAAATTACAGGAAACGCTTCTGATCTCCATTGCGGCAGCATCTGTTGCCTCAATTTTTGCCTTTGTTTTCGCTCTGTTCGGATCGAGGGTGACCGAGATCAACCGTGTTCTGGCATTGATCAGCAGGTTCATCGCGAATATCTTCCGAAATATTGACGTCAGTATCTGGGCACTCGTGCTTCTTTTCTCATTCGGGCAGAGCTCGCTTACCGGTTATTTTGCTTTATTTGTCGCATCATTCGGTTTTCTCACCCGCGCGTTCATGGAAACGATCGATGAGGTCGGGGCGGATTCGGTGGAGGCCTTGCGCGCGACGGGAGCCAGCTACATCGCCATTGTTTTTCAGGCTGTGCTTCCGATGAGTGTTCCTCAGCTGATCAGCTGGGTACTTTTTATGATCGAAACCAATGTCCGAAGCGCCACGCTGGTTGGCATTCTGACAGGATCCGGAATCGGATTTATTTTTGATCTGTACTACAAAGGTATGGACTATAATTCGGCAAGCCTCGTCGTTCTTTCGATCGTTCTGTCCATATTAATCACGGAATGGATTTCCAATTACGTAAGAAGGGCGATGTTATAA